The segment TTGATTTCGTTCCGAAAATCAAAATCGAGATCGTCGCCACCGACGAACAATTCCAGGAAATCGTCGACACCATCATCGAAAAAGCTCAGTCGGGTCAGATCGGCGACGGCAAGATTTTCGTCAGCGAATTGACCGACGTCATCCGCATTCGTACCGCGGAATCGGGTTCGGCCGCTATCTAGGTCGAATCGAATCGCGGATCGCTCGATCCAACCGGGTAAGCGCGTCTCGCACGTCGATTGCTCGGGAATCACCGCTCGCGATTGCAAGTCCTCCAGAAAACCGCTTTGGCCGATACCAAAGCGGTTTTTTTGCTTCTTGCGTCACGGCAGGGGAGGGGACTACTCCGTCTCGTGTTCGACGTAACGACGGCGACGGCGCGAACGAAAGAAGCTGGGGCGACGTACTACTGTCTCATGGCCCCCTTCGTCGATCACGCGGCCCGAGAGCAAGCGATAGAAGCCGAGGATTACGAACGCGCCGGCGACGGCGACGACGAAACCAAGCGGGCTGATCGGAGAAACGCGCTCACCGCCGTAGAAATAAGCCAGGACCGCACAGCCGATGATCGAGCCGCCGATTCCCATCGCCAGCGTGGCGATTGGACCGCCGGGATCACGTCCAGGCATAATCGCCTTGGCGAGCAGGCCGGTTACCGTACCAAAACCTACCCACATCAAGACAATTTCGCACCAATGTTGGACCTGGTCTGCAAATTCGCCTTCCATGATCGTCGCTTCCTCTTGGCTAGCACCAATGCGATGGGGGGTTTTTAGTTGGAATCGGACATTGTTCTTGGTAAAGTTTTCTCGATGTAGGAAAATTCACGGATTTGTCCGCTCCGGCCCGCCACAATAAGCCTATCACGGCGTTTGGAAGAATGTGCCCTCCTAAAGGGCTGCGTAGATAACGCTGTTTCCCACCTAGTCACTACAATGAGCGAACCATCCGGTTTGCCCTTTCCTTTAGTTTACCCCCATTTCTGGAGTATCCGCATGAAGAAGCTCGTGTTTGGTCTGGCGTTGGCCCTGTGCCTGGGTCTGTCGGCTCACAATCTGATGGCCGCGGAAGCGGACGAAGTGAAGTCGGGCCCCGAAGTTGGTTCGCAACCGGCTCCGTTCGTCGTCGAAGACGTCACCGGTCCGGCCAAGGGCGAAACCCTCTGCTATCGCTGCCGTTACAGCGGTCGTCCGACGATTGCGATTTTCGCTCGCGACATGGACGCCAACGTTCAAGATCTGGTGAAGCAGATCGACTCGACGGTCGCCAAGAACTCGGATCAGAAGCTGTCGGCCTTCGTCGTCATGCTGAGCGATTCGCCGGCTGACTGCAAAGGCGAACTGGAAAAGGTCGCCGCCGCCAACAAGATCGAAGAAACCCCGCTGACCGTCTTCAAAGACAGCAAGGGCCCGAAGCCGTATAAGGTTTCGAAGGACGCCAAAGTGAGCGTCATGATGTGGAATGCCGAGGGCGTGAAGGTGAATCACGCGTTTTCGGCCAACCCGACCAAAGAACAGATCTCGACGATCGTCGCCGACACGAAGAAGATCCTGGAGTAAGACTCCAACGACCTTCGCGTGAAATTTGATTCAACGCGATTGAGATTGAATTCTGAGCCGCGGGGCAAGTTGTTCCGCGGCTCTTTTTTTGATTTTTGGGTCGGTCTAAACGCCCTTTACGAGGGATGGATCCATGTTAGGCTAGAACTCTTTGCCGTAATCCTTCCACAGCTCGTCCATGCACGATCGGATCAAAAAGATCTATCCAGCGGCGTTCGGCTGGATCTCCCAGCGCTTTCGGCGCGGCACGATCCCCGCAGCGCCATTGACGATTGTGCTCGCCGCGATCGCCGGCGTTCTCACCGGTTACGGCGCGGTGGCGTTCGCTTATCTGTTTGAAACCATCCACGAACTGACGGTGCTGCGGTTCGTCCACTGGAGCCAACACACCTTCTGGGGCTTCGTCGCTTTGGCGGTCTCTCCGGTGGTGGGCGTGTTGTTCGTCGCGTGGTTCACGCGGTTCTTTCGACTCGAAGGACAAGCGGTTCCCGAAGTCATCAAGTCGGTCGCACGCAAAGATGGCGTGATTCGCCCTCTCTGGTCGCTGGCGAAAGTTTTTTCCAGCGCGGTTTGCATCGGCGCTGGCGGTTCGGTTGGGCCGGAAGGTCCGATGGTGCTGATCGGCTCTTCGATCGCTAGCGCCGCGGGGCAGTTCTTTCGCTTGTCTTCGCGCAACTTGCGAACGTTGGTTGCGGCCGGCGCCGCAGCTGGGATTAGCGCCGCATTTCATGCGCCGATCGCCGGCGTGATTTTCTCTTGCGAAATCATCCTGGGAAGTTTCGCCGTCGAAAGCTTGACGCCGATCGTGATCGCCGCCGTGTTGGCCGACGTGGTGCAACAGCAAGTCGGCGAGCATGGGGTGAACGTCGCGTTTCGCCAGATTCCGCACGAGTTTTCAGGGAACTGGATCGAGCTACCTTCGTACTTCGTGCTGGGAATCGTCTGCGGTTTCGCGTCGATCGGATTTGTGCGACTCCTTTACTGGACCGAAGACTTCGGCAAGACGCACCTGACGAAGTGGTGGATTCGGGCCCTGGTCTACGGCTCGTTGGTCGGCGTCATTGGGACCGGCTACTTCGTCCTCTATCCCGCCCCGCCAACGCAGTCGGTGGAAGGGAAGGAAATGAGCGCCGAGCATCCTCTTGGCCCTGCTCTATACGGCGTGGGATACGAGACGGTCGAACACTCGCTCCACTTGGAGAACGCCGACGATCCGACGCCGGTCAAGCGTCAGAACGGCAACGACAAGAGCTCCAAAACGGTGATGCTCAATCGCGAACAGATGATTGCGCATCTCTGGTGGTTGATTCCGCTGGTTCTGTTGAAACCGGTCTGCACCAGTTTGACGTTAGGGGGAGGAGGCGCCGGCGGTATTTTCGCTCCGTCGCTATTCTTGGGAGCCGTGCTCGGGGGCGCGTATGGAATCATTTGCAACTTGATTTCGCCCGACATGTGCGCCAGTCCCGGCGCTTATGCGCTGGTCGGTATGGGGGCGGTCGTCGCTGGGACCACGCACGGCGTGTTGAGCGCGATTCTGATCGTGTACGAGCTGACCGGCGACTATCACATTATCTTGCCGATCATGGGCGCGGCTTGCATTTCGAGCCTGGTCGCTTGGTTCAGCGATCGCGAGAACATTTACTCCAAACGGTTGGCTCGCAGCGGCGAGTCGATCGCTCGCAGCCATGACTTACACGGCGCCGAGCACATCAAGGTGCGCGACGTGATGATTCGCCGTTTCCCCACGGTGAAGAATACCGACAATCTGGTGCAGATCATCAAAGTGGCGCGGCAGAACCCCCACATCGA is part of the Blastopirellula sediminis genome and harbors:
- a CDS encoding GlsB/YeaQ/YmgE family stress response membrane protein; its protein translation is MEGEFADQVQHWCEIVLMWVGFGTVTGLLAKAIMPGRDPGGPIATLAMGIGGSIIGCAVLAYFYGGERVSPISPLGFVVAVAGAFVILGFYRLLSGRVIDEGGHETVVRRPSFFRSRRRRRYVEHETE
- a CDS encoding P-II family nitrogen regulator; this encodes MKKIEAIVRHHKLDEIKDALVSKGFGGMTAIEVQGFGRQKGQTETYRGAEYSIDFVPKIKIEIVATDEQFQEIVDTIIEKAQSGQIGDGKIFVSELTDVIRIRTAESGSAAI
- a CDS encoding chloride channel protein, producing the protein MHDRIKKIYPAAFGWISQRFRRGTIPAAPLTIVLAAIAGVLTGYGAVAFAYLFETIHELTVLRFVHWSQHTFWGFVALAVSPVVGVLFVAWFTRFFRLEGQAVPEVIKSVARKDGVIRPLWSLAKVFSSAVCIGAGGSVGPEGPMVLIGSSIASAAGQFFRLSSRNLRTLVAAGAAAGISAAFHAPIAGVIFSCEIILGSFAVESLTPIVIAAVLADVVQQQVGEHGVNVAFRQIPHEFSGNWIELPSYFVLGIVCGFASIGFVRLLYWTEDFGKTHLTKWWIRALVYGSLVGVIGTGYFVLYPAPPTQSVEGKEMSAEHPLGPALYGVGYETVEHSLHLENADDPTPVKRQNGNDKSSKTVMLNREQMIAHLWWLIPLVLLKPVCTSLTLGGGGAGGIFAPSLFLGAVLGGAYGIICNLISPDMCASPGAYALVGMGAVVAGTTHGVLSAILIVYELTGDYHIILPIMGAACISSLVAWFSDRENIYSKRLARSGESIARSHDLHGAEHIKVRDVMIRRFPTVKNTDNLVQIIKVARQNPHIESLPVMDEDNRLIGIIRPEDLHRVMDTDVSPYLVNADDIALMMPISVSPDENLLEALRDFGSRDVDTLPVEIGEGGRRQLIGLLLRADVMSRYREAMLSRH